One region of Girardinichthys multiradiatus isolate DD_20200921_A chromosome 1, DD_fGirMul_XY1, whole genome shotgun sequence genomic DNA includes:
- the LOC124875898 gene encoding macrophage mannose receptor 1-like — MEDVNILRGMANLTRLVYSTGSSVFWIGLYDDVNSWRWSMSDPNFYQHEENQFRNWEAGEPNNEFGIEFCGRISLNGLWNDVPCSGKLNAVCFNVSGTTPWFYNTSSSMSWTQAQSYCREHHTDLASVRHMSDNQVIKNLITKPVWIGLYRDSWKWVDGRNSSYRYWNTGEPNNNNGKGECAAANFGQAGKWEDWSCGWKKAFICYAAPRSHQVIKLKLEFSSSLARDNSTALKDLLKKLKQKLKDDGVKGDIKLSWRKHLDGEVFQKQRKKDEL, encoded by the exons ATGGAGGATGTGAATATTCTGAGAGGCATGGCAAATCTCACCCGATTGGTCTACTCAACAGGCAGCTCT GTGTTCTGGATTGGACTGTACGACGACGTGAACAGCTGGAGGTGGTCCATGTCAGACCCAAACTTCTACCAACATGAGGAGAACCAGTTCAGGAACTGGGAAGCTGGAGAACCAAACAATGAATTTGGGATTGAGTTCTGTGGACGAATAAGTTTGAACGGATTGTGGAATGATGTGCCCTGCTCTGGCAAATTAAATGCGGTTTGCTTTAATGTCAGCG GGACGACTCCCTGGTTTTATAACACCAGCAGTAGCATGAGCTGGACTCAAGCTCAGAGCTACTGCAGAGAACATCACACAGATCTGGCCAGTGTGAGACACATGTCTGACAACCAGGTGATAAAGAATTTGATCACAAAACCAGTCTGGATCGGTCTGTACCGAGACTCCTGGAAGTGGGTGGATGGAAGGAACTCATCATACAGGTACTGGAACACTGGGGAACCCAATAATAACAACGGGAAAGGGGAATGTGCTGCTGCAAACTTTGGACAGGCTGGAAAATGGGAGGACTGGAGCTGTGGATGGAAGAAAGCCTTCATTTGCTATGCTG CTCCTCGATCACACCAAGTTATAAAACTGAAGCTGGAGTTCTCCTCCTCTCTGGCTCGGGATAATTCTACTGCGTTGAAAGACCTGCTGAAGAAA ctGAAACAGAAGCTGAAGGACGACGGAGTGAAAGGAGACATCAAACTGAGCTGGAGGAAGCACTTAGATGGAGAGGTCTTCCAGAAGCAAAGGAAGAAAGATGAGctttaa